TTCTTttgaaaaattactttgaaGGAACAAACTCAACAATGCATGACAGCATGAGCCCGTATAGTTGTTAGACATTTATGTACGAAATATACATAACTTGTTGACTTTATGAATTTGAAAAGTGATAGTGTTTTGAGTGTTGACTTTGTATACCTCGTCAGCCTTTTGACTCGGCCGGTATTTGACCAAGAAAGCCCAAACTTAAATTATTTGGAATCTCGTAGCCCATTAGAAGAAGTCAGACAAAAATGCACTATCTGTAAATTGAGTTTGACCGACTCAAAGATTTGTCAAATTTTGTAAAGATGTAAGATGGATTAAGCAAAACAAAGGGTTAACTACGTCTATGTCCATAATTTTTTATTCATCTGAGTAAGTCTTTTAAAAAACGTCATATACTCATAcatatgtaattaattgattaaaaagtgcaacttttttttttgtaaatagtTGATTTTACACATAAGACCGTTATATACTCATACATATGTAGTAAATTTTTGTACATAAAGAGTAGTTTCAAAGACAAAGCTAAGGAGTAAGGCTTTGTTCTcttggtctggtctggtctgatttttcCTTTTGCTGGTCTGATTTatgcaattaattaattaatttatttggaGCAGGTACTAGGATCAGGAGGATTTGGTGTGGTGTACAAAGGAGAGTTCCCAAACGGGATCCAAGTCGCAGTAAAAGTACTCAAAGAAAACGTAAGCAAAAGGGTTGAAGAACAATTCATGGCAGAAGTTAGCACAATGTGTAGAACATATCACATAAACCTCGTTAGACTTTACGGTTTTTGTTTCGACACATCTATGCGAGCTTTAGTTTACGAGTACATGGAACAAGGATCCCTCGACGACTTACTATTCcaaaaacaaaacaacaaagGAAACCAATCTATTATCCCATGGGATAAACTACAAGAAATCGCGATAGGAACAGCAAGAGGAATATCCTATCTACACGAGGAATGCCAAAAGAGAATAATACATTATGATATCAAACCCGGGAATGTACTACTAGACCCGAAACTAAGCCCGAAGGTGGCTGATTTCGGGCTAGCAATGCTGTGTAATAGGGATAGTACACATGTGGTTATGTCGGGGTGTAGGGGAACACCAGGGTACGCGGCTCCTGAGTTATGGACGCCGTACCCTGTTACTTATAAGTGTGACGTGTATAGTTTTGGAATGCTTTTGTTTGAGATAGTTGGGAGGAGAAGGAATCATGTGGCTGAGTTAAGTGGGACGAGTCAAGAGTGGCTACCGAGGTGGGCGTATGAGAGGTTTGAGAAAGGTGAGTTGAATGAGATGTTGGCGGTGGTTGGTGTGACGGCGGAGGAGGATAAGGTGACGGCGGAGAGGATGGTGAAGGTGGCGCTTTGGTGTGTTCAGTATTTGCCTAATACTAGACCTATGATGAGTTCTGTTGTTAGGATGTTGGAAGGTGGGGTTAAGATTGATGAACCTCCTAATCCGTTTGCTCATTTACAGGATGATTTTGGGTTTGATTTGAATACAATGTCATCGTCAACTAAAAGTGATTCTCGGTTGCTTCAATCGGAGAATAGTCAGTCGGAGATTCATGTACCGATTACTATTTgatcgttaattaattatctttaattttaAGCGTGTAATTAACATTAATGtaactaaacaaaaaaaaaattgtgaatgCTTGCTTGGTTTAGTGTATAAGCAAGGTTGAAGCGTTGAAAAAAGAAATGTACAGAAGTGATTATTTAGTTGTGTATATTTGACTGCGATTGTTGAAATTTTCTTATATGCATTCGGGAATAAGGTGTACCTTCTCACATAGAAAAGCTGCAGTGCGCAACTGTGCACTATTACATGAGGATACAATACATGAAACATTTTTTGTCAGATAGAAAAGCGGGGTGCATGCAATAGCCAGTTGgagattcatgtaagtatgtaacgATTACTCTTTGAtcgttaattatctttaattttaAGCGTACATGTCattaatatatacttcctccgttctggaAATGTCGcatcatttgttttttacactattcacgctacgattttttgtgatttgtacGTAATAAAATTTTATTCATGTGGGGCCATATTAGATTCGtttcgatatatattttctaaatattaaatttttctaAGTTTTACTTAGACACGATTTGAAATATTAAGAGTCAATGGTAAGATGAGTAAAAGTCAActatggtgcgatattttcagAACGGAACTAAACAAAAAATTGTAAATGCTTGTTAGCCGGAAAAAAAATGTACATAATAATTATTTAGTCGTATGTATTTGATTagggaacaattaaattttCTAAAATGCATTTGGGAATTGAATAAGGTGCACTATCTCACATAAAAAAGTTGCAATACACACTACTAAACAAGGATATGATACACGAAACAATTTTTGTCTGATAGAAAAGCGGGGTGCGTGCTAGTACTGCACTAGGATACGGGAATCATCCATCCTAAAGTTCTTTTAAGCACTGCCGTCAAATAAGTGGCCGAATTTATCAACATGTGAAAAACGTGCGCAATTCTTGGCCTGATGCAGCCTATATATATATGTGGTTTCCCATGAGTATTATTTACTCATCTCTCACAAAATCAAAACTCATAAACCAACATACTTATTATTGTTCAAAGAGAAATTATAGCTAAACATTATTAACATAATGTCATCAACAAAGAATTCGAGTAAGGTGGTTCGAACTGAgagcatattagatgaatacaGCATCTATTTCTCTCATGTATTATCACCATtgaggaagatgaagaagtCGAAAAAGCCGAAAATgcaacagcagcaacagcaacagcagcagcagtatTATGGTGGTAGTAGCAGGGGAGTTGATGAAGGCGACGTTGATGATGAAGCAGAGGATTTCATTAAGAAAAGACATCAGAAGTTTGTGTTCACCAAATGGATTTCTAGGAGTTCTGATTGATGCATGAAATAGTGAATTAACTGGGAAAGGATATGTACATTGTCCTGTTTTTGGTTGAGATTGAGGGCAGGGGAAGAATAAAAGTGTAttgttttctataaaatttgaTTTCTGATTGTACACAAGTTATTCAATTAATGTTATCATATTTGAAAGATAATTGCAAACTTTGTATGAAATGTGATTATTAGATCAATGACATCGATATTACATGGGTTTAAATGTATGACATACATTATTAATTTCGGTTAAGAACGCTAAACCACATACGAGTTGAGACTATTATATTTTCACATGGAATTGAAATAGAGTAAGGTCTATTAACATATAAGATTGGTGGGTAACTCCGACTTATAACCAATTGATTTAGGATAGAACCTTATCTGATTTGTATGTGGTCAGACTCCCCTCCTATATTGAGCTCGACTTGTACAATGAGACttatcatggtatcagagcaataaTGAACACACAATTTTTCGTGGTTAACCCTTGAGTTTGGATTTTGTTTACTCGTATTCAGTTTTGTCATCGATTGCTGGcacaattttaaaaaaaattacatataaTTTTAGTAGGTAAGAACATGTCATATAAATATACCGAAAATTCAATTCTTATTTTTAGAGAGAGTAGAAAAATCTGATAGAGTATaaactaatcttggggcttcaaccatcaactgcgaaagcatttgccaagattagttttatactctatcaaaaTCAAACACGATACCTTTTAACTTAATGTTTGGCATAAAAACATTTAAACTCTAACCGCTTAATTTATGTCAGGTTCGTATCATGTAACTACGTCTAATGATTTATATCTACCGGCTTAAGAAAAAAATCTAAGCATTAATGTTAGgggttttgcttttttttttttttgggtgcgaatgagccacaagaaTGGATATGAGAATCGATCTCAGGATCATCTGAAACCGAGATGAAagttctaaccaactgagctattcATCACTCTCAGCATTACCGTTAGGTATTGTATTACCGAAATCGCGCTCCAACCTCTGGTCATGCTGACGAAGTAagtaaaataagatgaaagtgagtGCTCCAAAGAATTTACTTTTTGTACATCGTTTTTCAAACACATTCATTCACAGCAATTGCCACTTAGAATTCACTATCATCAAAATGACATTATATTCGTGGACAAAAATAAATGCGGAGGAGTCACATACTCACATCTAACGGATGATAGATACTCCGTACGTCGGTGACTATTAGTTGCTCAATTGAAAATTACAcctaattggctagctatttcATACCACTATACTAGTATAGGAAAGGTTCTTTAAGTTAGAATGTTGATGTACTTGTAATTTATAATATCAAGATTTCGGCATATATCACTAAATTGGAGAGGAGTTAGCCCTGTtatttttggcttaatttcagtttcatgaCTTATTTgacagttcagtttagttcagttcaggagcattcagttcagttcaattcaattcaatttaacttatgaattattattaatattaatatttaaattttattataattatttagtaatcaattacagattattattatttattatatacttatttagttattaattatttattattctttagttattaattaacat
This sequence is a window from Spinacia oleracea cultivar Varoflay chromosome 1, BTI_SOV_V1, whole genome shotgun sequence. Protein-coding genes within it:
- the LOC110792866 gene encoding rust resistance kinase Lr10-like — its product is MSTTSFGNGGDPGFDSFNNAASSISTAAIVSIVVSVIATIAIVIAIIYCLKRTGDAIPKYAQAQLTIGGNNSNNQGNINPLQAYETDMAKATMERFISDIAREQPTRFSANELTQCTQNFQKVLGSGGFGVVYKGEFPNGIQVAVKVLKENVSKRVEEQFMAEVSTMCRTYHINLVRLYGFCFDTSMRALVYEYMEQGSLDDLLFQKQNNKGNQSIIPWDKLQEIAIGTARGISYLHEECQKRIIHYDIKPGNVLLDPKLSPKVADFGLAMLCNRDSTHVVMSGCRGTPGYAAPELWTPYPVTYKCDVYSFGMLLFEIVGRRRNHVAELSGTSQEWLPRWAYERFEKGELNEMLAVVGVTAEEDKVTAERMVKVALWCVQYLPNTRPMMSSVVRMLEGGVKIDEPPNPFAHLQDDFGFDLNTMSSSTKSDSRLLQSENSQSEIHVPITI